The DNA region TTTACACCCAATGGGCTACGTTATGAGTTGGATAAGCTGGGAAAGGATGTTAAAAGGAAGCATACCTcctaaagaagagaaagggaggCTAGATAAACCCCAGCAATGGGCAAAGAAGCAAGCACCAACGACTTGAAGGAGAAGACCCAACAAAAAATGGGCAGAAGAAAACCATGGGCTATGAGCCAAAAAATAGAATCTGTCAAGTTTTTATGTCTAAAGTGTCAATGATGGGTGTTGGGAGTGGATTTTTGTTgacaataaaatatttgggAAGTCAAGACATTGAGCTTAAAATACGGCCTACAGGCTATTAGTGAAATGTGAGATGCTAATTTTTTTCAGGAAAAGTTTAGGACCACGTAATTTTTCACTACTTGTTACAATTGTGACATGACAAAGTGTgattgataaagaaaaaatggtAGATCTATGTATAAGTGATAGTTAACCACTCACAATCTGTCACGTTAGAGTTGTGGCAAAAAATGGTGGATCAATGTGTAAGCGATAGTTAACCACTCACAATCTACCACGTTAGAGTTGTGACAAAAAAGTTGTGGAATAATTTGTAATCTTTGAACTACTCTTTTTCTCAAGGTTTGGATTCCACCCAACAAGGATTATAATAAAGCTCCAAGAATCCTTCTTGCAAAGATAAGTTAGAACAAAAGATTGTCCACTATAACAAGCACTCAAATAATTATCCAACAATTAAACAAGAGAAACGTCCAACATACTAAGAAATGtgtttacataaaaaaaattttaaaaaaatcataaaaatagtatttcTTCTTCTGTTATCTAGtcaatataaaaggaaaatttcatAGTAACAAGGATTAAAGGCTTCATAATTACAAGTAAACGAGAAATATTTggtgtggagagagagagagagagagagaggatccAGCTAATGTTTGTCATGTCATGTTTATAATGATGAATATAAACATGGTTAAGTggttttattttgtagaaaaaaaatgtatatttttattttatatatataatttttattttgaaaatctaatttataagtgaataaataaatttaaaaattaataggagagtggccacattttttaggcaatgttttagtgggagttaaagttgcatttttaccaaattgtcttttagttttgtctctacttaaacataagaatgtaggggtatttttgaactaaaaaatgagtaaTCCAAACAGGAAAAACCCTTTAAATaataactagcctcatcacacgcgcttcgcgcgtgcaatgaggctttttttttttttgttagtggtcctattttgtataaaaaaaaaattgtgtttttttaattttatatctatactattatttaaggggcttcccctatttggattcttcattttttagttcaaaaatgatcttacacccctatgtttaagtagagacaaaactgaAAGACAATTCgataaaaatgaaactttaactcccactaaaacgtTGCCTAAAAATAGGACTActctcctgttaattttcaaactgctttatccacttataaattagattttcaaaataaaaattatatatatatataagataaaaatacaaagttttttctttttgttaaaaaaaaagtgcgCGTGCGATGAgatgagtatatatataattatatatcatttttaatttgaaaatctaatttataagtggataaagtaatttaaaacttAGCAGGAGAGTGGTCTtgttttttaggcaatgttttaatgGGAGTTAGAGGTTCATTTTTATTAGaatgtcctttagttttgtctctacttaaacataagggtatatgggcatttttgaactaaaaatgtgaaatccaaacaggagaagccccttaaatagtagtataaactagtctcatcacacacGAGGcttttttttagccaaaaaaaaaaactcgtgtttttattttatatatatataatttttattttgaaattttaatttataagtggataaaataatttgaaaattaaccagagagtagtcctattttttaagcaatgttttagtgagagttagagTGTCAATTTAccaaattgtcctttagttttgtttttacttaaataTAGAAGTGTAAGAgcatttttaaactaaaaaataataaattcaaataaaaaaaaccccttaaataatagtatatatatatatatatatatatagtaagtGGTGGGAGTGACTTTATGGAAAGGTATGGGTGAATTTATAAAAGAATGGAAGAGAGGTGAAGTAGTGTCTAGTTATTTTTTTGGCTATGGTGTAAAAGGGCATGTTCATGGCTATTTATGGTGCTGCGATTTTTCGAGGAGATGTAAGGAGACGTTTCTAGGTAGGTGTACTTGAACATTTATAGACTAAAAGCTATTTTATGCTGGAGGGCTTATGAGCTGAAAATGATGTGAGGAATTTTTTGAGATGATAGTGTCTCCTAAAGAGTTGATTGTGGTTCTTTTTATAGTGAAGCTTTAGGGattgtcattttttattaataattgaatCCCAATGTTCAAAGCCAAACTTTGTATGTTTAGGGATATCAAGTGGGTATTTGGAAGAGGAGTTTGAGTTATATTATTTGGGTGTTTTTAATATTCGTAtgaatgaaaaagtgtgtaaaaaaatatataatattatttaaaatgtgtaaaaatgtgtTAAAACTAATCTATCAAATATCCCCCAAAGCATTCACAATGgtgacattaaaaaattatgtttttaataactcaaaaaataattttatctattttaacatctCGCTCACTTCACAGTACATATTATATTCAAcatcaaaagttttatttttttactccttcatttgaaaaaaaataataataattttttattcatcatttattcttcttccacgcctctctctctctctctctctctctctctctctctctcatctgaAGCAAGAACGACCCTgcaaaccccaaacccaaacccacagcTACCTCCACTAACAAACCCACAGCGACTACATGGCCTCCAACCCTCACAAATCAAAACCCCTGGGcaaaaccaaatcacaaacccacaaccccCATGTCAAAACCACTAATCCAATCCAATCATAGCCATGCACTACCACAACCAACCACTACCCCCTGCCAAAACCAGAACTAGCCCACCACAACTCTgacttcaaaataaaaaataaaaaaccaccaccacaaacctACCTTAACAACCACCACACCCAAGTGACCCAACCCACCATCCCTTCCACAAACACCCATAACCCCACCTAGTCTGAGGGAGagaagaaaatttataaattcaaagagagggagggagagtcaAAGAGAGGGGGGTGAgcaagagaggagagagaacaaagtgagagaaagagagacaaaaggAGTGCCAGAGAGAAAAGTTACAAATAAAAACCTAATGTTTTTATAACTTCAAAGCTACTGTAAACTGTAGCTTAAATGCCAAAGATAGTTATCGTTAACCTATGGATCTTTGCACCTTAAAATTTCAGGCCAAATTCTTTTTCATACAATTTCAGTACCTCTATTAAAAATAGAGGAATATACTATTTAATCAAAAGTCACTAGCTTAATTTTAGATCAATTTTATCAAATTGGAGATATACAATTCCAATTTTAGTGCGAAGGTTAAGGCATTTCAAATTTGCATATCAAAATTCATTTCAAGCATACATTGGGTCCTCATATCCAAAAGTATCCCCCACCTAAAGTAACAAATTGTGGCCTGGTTATGGTGAAACAACATCACATCCCTACTTTAATTTTTCACCTAAGGCACACATCCCTGCATTTCTAAACAACATACATTGGGTTCTCATATCCAAAATCTCAAACCAACATTTCCCAAGACAGCAAAATTCATTGCAAGCACAGTACTCTGatcaaatatgaaaaacatagaCTAGTACATCACCAACAGCTACAAACGAAAACTTTGATTATAGCCAAAATACAAAGTCACTGACAATTGCCACACGCACAAAGTCAAAATACAAAACCGCATTTTCACATGCCGAAAACACCATATACCTTTTTATGCAACGCAAAAATGGCAAATTCGCCATTAAGccaagcaaacaaacaataattCATGTAATAGCAATCattaaaaattcaattcaacTAGAATCAAATGTTGCATAATCAATGTCATTAACTATTTCATCAAGCagtgagattaaaaaaaataataaaaagtaaaaacaaagatTTAGCAATCTCTTCTATGACTAGTAGAAGATTGATCAATATTCACATTCACTACTACCACCTGAAACCCCTAAACTACTAACTGCTACAACTCAACAATCACATAAAAACTCACACCCTAACCAAAACTAAAGAAGAAAGATGCTAAATCTGATACCAACTATTGTAGAATACCCCGAAAATCCACAACTCTCTGCCCTCTCTTTCTCAATTTCAATCTAAGAATCATCGTCTCCACCGGTGGCCTTTGAGGTCCCGGTCTTCTTGGGAAGAAGAAGGTTGTGGATGTTGGGCATGACACCACCATTGGCGATCGTCACATCACCAAGAAGCTTGCTGAGCTCCTCGTCGTTTCGGACTGCAAGCTGAATGTGGCGTGGCACAATCCTTGTCTTCTTGTTGTCCCTTGCTGCATTTCCAGCGAGTTCAAGAACCTGACAGAACAGAACAAGCcccaaaatttcaattcaaaacccaaatttCCCAATTCTCAATAAAGATCTCAAAACCTAGATTTTCCCAATTAGCAATAATTCAATGCTTTTTCAAGAGGGCTTTAGTGTTATTTTCGATAAGGATCGAAAAAAGAATagaattttcaataaaaatgaaaCCCTAGACTGACAAATTCGAGATTTTTACACCATCTCCTATAAAATCTTTAGGGGGCTTTTACTCATAAATCAAAAATCAAGAATTTCGAGACCCTAGATTCACAAATTCTATAACTTTACACAAATTACTCAAATTCAAAACCCTAGATTAACAAAAAGGGGAAAACGAAcgcaaaaacaaatataaaaacaaaaatagaaaccctagagagagagagagagagagagagagaaattgaataCCTCGGCGGCAAGGTATTCGAGGACGGCAGCGAGGTAAACCGGAGCGCCGGCGCCGACACGCTCGGCGTACTTGCCGGCCTTGAGGAACCGAGCGATACGCCCAACGGGGAATTGGAGACCCGCCTTGCTGCTCCGAGACTGGGCCTTCTTGGCGGCTCCAGATCCGAGAGTTTTGCCCCGACCCGCCATTGATTCTAAAGGATGATTATTACTTCAACAACGCTCAGAGAGAAGAAAGGTAAAAAAGAAAGTtcgttgagagagagagagaggccaagcgcgagagagaagagagatgagGAGGTTAAAAAGGGTAGTtgggggtatatatagtggggTGGGCTTTTGAATTGGACCAATGGGATTAAAATACGCGGATAGAGGGATGAGAGTCGTTGGATTAGGGTGGATAAGGACGGTGGAGATTTGAAAGTACGGGGTATTCGGGTTTTCCACCGCTTTTGCTCTTCTGGGCAATTGCGTGAAAGGGATTCGAAGTCAGCTCTGGCCTCTGGGTGAGGGGATGACTTCTGGATTGACGGAAATGCCCtcgttttttttatataattactaCTTTACTAGTACTTGATTGGGGCTGGCCGAGCAATGATTTGAGTTTTCCTTCCATACGGACGAGCACCTGTGAAGTTAAGTTTGGACCATTGCCACGTGGCGTGTTTAGGTGGTATGTTTAATGGTTTATTTTCTGCCCAATTTATCAAGAGAAGTGTCAACTCAATTatgtttttacaaaattttcaaaattttaggtaGTACGTTGCTAtcggttctaatttaaatttactagttaaattatttttttgtccattATTAATCATCCGTAAAAAtttgtcacttaaaatttgttgtgaaaatattgagGATATAACATTTCCcatttatcaattattatataaattttataaaatcacactataatatttttatataaaatttttattgtaaggaccaaaaactcataaaactaGCTTAAAAACGTGGCTGCTTCTTTATTCACTTAAggtcctcatacaatacatttggtagagagggttcaacaacaaaaatcctcGCTCTATAGTGTCCTgactcttatttatactatttgCTCCTTTTATCATGGCCCTACACCTCACAATCTACTATGTTTTTCCCTCTGACACCTGTCTGTCGGTAATGGAGCAGAGTTCTAACTTTGCGTTcaacactgttcaggtcatatccacattaatgcaacggattgaACTGGTATCTtccaattaatgcggccagaatggttgttgccgggcatttaatgcatccctCTAAATTAGCCTACCACCTTCGGATATTTGTAACCCTTATGTCAGCAAtgcccatgccacatcatcttcggGTATTTTCAGGTAACTTCCCTTACTCCTTTGCTCCATCTTACCTACTGCATGTCGACCTTCCCttcttcgggtcttcgggttcttgggtcctcggaacctcacatttataattatatatatagtttatttcaaaataaaattaattaaacataaataaattcatccaaacataaaacaatatataagtTATCATACTTGCATATCTACAATTTGAGTCTCCAACAATTATTCCAATAATTACATATCCGATTTGACCTATGGACAAATATGCAAGCATACGTTTCATGCTTGTTTGAGTAATAGTAATGAGATTCCCCAATATCATGCTAAGAATAACTAGGATTTCTAGAAGAAGATGTCATTCGTTTGatgataaataaaaaggaatatcGAAAATTCGAGTGGCTAAAGCTGAAGCAGCTACTTTCGAagtgacaaaaagaaaaacagcgACTGGAGTGGGAGAGTCATAGTTGAAAAGAGGATTCCTCACATTTTTCTCTCATTCAAAACCGTGCATGAGACTTTCATCTCACACGGCttctaaattataaaagaaagaagaactcatcttctttcctttttttttattaccttaCTCACGTATGTATAAGATTGAATCCATTCGATTTCTAAAAAGGATTACTAATCCTTAACTTTTCAAGGAATCCTTTATCAATGGTTATGAATGATCTATTTTTCTCAATCTTTTCGACCTTGGTTCCATAGAAGCAAGTCAGAAAGAGTGAGAAATAGAACCATCTGATTTGATTCGTTCTCAATAGCCATGAGATGATCATCTTAGGGTGATCATTTTGTCAACGGATGCTCTATCACACTCGTAGTTTTTGAAGGATGAGAACCAACTATGTATCATCTACAATAGCATTTACATGGAGAATTCGAGTATTGTATACGTCATTGGTCCGATTCCTTGTAGGAACTACCCTTAATAACGAACTTGCAAAATGAATCTATTTATCATAAAGAGATTCGTTGTTCCTAACTAAAAGTCCATACTTGGCCTCTTTAGTTGTACAATTGTATTCTTGTGGAAAACAAAAAGTGTATTATATattctatataataaaatgaaatatggATTCTAGAAGTTGTGTTTACGTCATCTAAATACCCTACTTAATTACCATGTATATTGTGTttttattcatagttttattattaactttttataataatttttttaatacacaaattttgtttaatcaaacACGTCTTTTGTTCTTATCAACTTCTTTTATCGAATTGTTCTTCTTGATCAATTTAATAAATGGCTCaagttttatatttaataataatttgttaatacatggatcttttgtttttatcaacCAACCTTATCAAAATTTATCGAGTTGTACTAGGGACACTAACAAATagttacaacatttttcacaataattgaagtGTTAGTCCCTCATATgccaaaataaaatcataaaatattagaTTGAGattcctcaaaattaaaaataagagtgttttaaaaatgttatgagATTTTGTTGAGTCCATAGGAGGAATGGACGGTGAACTCGTGAAGATAGAGAGACAAGCTCCCAGCAAGGCAACAAGAGAACCATGGTGAAGACTCTAGATCCAAAGCGGTGCAAGACCTACAATGAGACAAAGAACTCCTTGAGAAAACGTTGTGTTGGCCACTTAAAGTGGTTGAAGAACCCATGATCTGAGCCCAGGAAGGCCCACCTCAAAGTGACGCTTGTGATGTCAACCAATATAGGCTCGGTTGCTAACGtccattgagagagagagagagagtcttttGGTTCCAAAGACAAGACATTAAGGGTCCGTCCGATTGGGTGGAAAATaggaaggatagaaaataaagaaaggaaaataaggTGAAAATACTGTTTTTGACTGTTCGTTTgaagaaggaaaataggaaggagagaaaattggggaaaaagttttctctccaggcccacttttttttcccttccaaaTCAGAAGGAAAATCTagagaaaaaaatgttatggtagcacttttacaaaaataccctcttctcacctattttttttcaatgttctctctcttcttcttttttttttattatttttttttatcatgacctaaacttttttttcaatgttacctaaactctcttcttcttcttctttttttttttcacgtgacttgaacgttttttttttttcaacttgacctaatataatttttacatagtaataataaaaataataataataatttatatatatgatgtgataaattttatattatgtaatgagtacaaataaatctattttttttacatattatgtaacaagggtataatagtcaatttatataaattacatttttcatccttctatttttctctccaaccgaataaaagagttttccacTCTACACTTTTCTACCCCTCCAACCGAACACacaagaaagaaaactaaatatttccCATCCTcttacttttccatcctcccacatttccactcctccaaccgaaCGGACCCTAAGTGTAAACTTCATGTATGCACCAATTAAAATGAGTACTACTTGAATAATATGTAAGTTTTGTAGTATAAATAACATAATATTTTAGACACCAAATATTGCAGCCTCTGCTTAACCTCACGTCATGAGCAAAATAGTTATTTCATAAAATAGCGACAAAATCATAATTTTGACCATTTAATTTTCACATACTTGATTGAAGAGAAATCCACAAATCCAAACAATCAAAGCAACATACACGTgcttaaattaaacaatttgattaaaatttcTAGTTGAATCAAGATTCATTCAACGGttaatatgtattttcacaatttaAGCCAATCACATGTGATTACGATTAAATTATGATTGGTTCTTAAAAGAATGAACTATAATTAATTATGACTCATTTGTATAAGGTAATGTCAAAAATAATGGTAGAGATCTAGTGATGAATGCATCCAAGTAATTCTAAGAGTCCAATTTTTTAGTAAGTTTAGTGATTTTAAACAACTAGTTGAATTATTTGTAATTAGATGCaattaattattgtttgaaGTTAATAAATATTCCCTAACATGGTCATACTCTTATAAAGGCTAAAGAGTAGGTCTTAAAGTCAAATGAAACTCTAAAAACTACTCAAAAATGCCAAAATAACGACCAAAAAAAATCGAAACAAGCACAAATTTGGATTCTTGGTCCAAGTTACCCTTGGGGCCTGTTTAGTCTCTAagttcaaactcacatttttacattttaaataacattacacactttttcacctacacgtaatttaaaaaactacaaaaatctcatctcaaactactctaccaaagaCCCCCTTGATTTTcgatcattttctttctttcctttttttgattTTCAGTTTCCACTTGTGATATTTCTAACTCATTATTCCCAAAATTCGAGCCTTGAAGAGCCCCAAACTCATTCCAACACATCAACCTAAGGCTTTCCCTCCACTATAAATGGAGAAGGCCTCCTCGTATGCAAGACACAAAAATCCTTTAAGAGAGCTTTCggtaaaaaaaactatttggtGATTGCCGATCCTTCTTTTCAATCACAACACTCTTTAACTTCTCAAAGGCCTCAAGTTTATGACTCCATAGCATAACTTGACTCAAAGCAAGCGTTCGACCTATTTTCCATATACAAATTGTGAAAGATGTGTTGTTCTTCTGCCAAATTCTTCAAAGAACACTCCAAAGGAAGGAAGTACTAGCCAAGCTCCGCCACTCCGAACCCTGACCCAAGAAAGTGCCGCCCAAGCTATGCTAATCCGATCCTCGATCCAAGGAATTGATGCCTAAACTCCATCAATATATCTTAACCAAGAAAACAGACAATCCAATAGTGCTGCCCACATTCCAAGCTTGAAGCAGATACATACAACACAAAGATCCAAAACCTCGAGAACATTTAAGACTATTATTGAAATCAACATTGCATGCAGGTATAACATTTTGCCAATCCTATTAAACATTCAAAACCATTcttgaaattaacatttcgtGCAAGTGTAaccatcatttttttattcaataagatgtaaattaaacatttatcttttaataaaatgatgtttttattaaaaaaattatggttttcctatttttatattaattaaaataagtgACAACTCCATATAAAATCTTTGATCTAGTGGGCCAAATGACTCAAGTTTGAATCGCTGAGAGGCACTTAACACGACCTCACTCATTAATATGGGTTTTActtgaaccaaaaaaagagtCTAACTAAGCTCGTGATCTCTCAATACACACATCATATGGACATCAATAAAGTtagggttgtaaaaaaaaaattctcagaAATTATCTTACACCTCTTTCTTTAttaataattcgatagttataattaaagaaagaaaatttaaactCCAAACGTTTCTATAGGAACCACCAGGGGAGGTGATATTTGgttgagctacaaagctcttCGTAATTATTATATAGCACCTCATAATTGCCTATTCTCTCACATTTGCACCACCACAatctataatttaaatttcattaattaactCATGTGTGAGGTATTAGGCAAACTAGGTGTTGTTGTAAATTTTGGTTGTGGCTCTACCTTTACTATAAGGATATTTGTTTAAAGTAACTATTGAATTTGTAAGTTTTATCATGTTTCCTCACTCCTCCCATATTGAATTTGATGTTTCCATAAAGTACATTTTAATCACTAAGAGCATTAGAGTTGCTATTTTAGCCACCAATAAGCCCAAAGTAAGCTTCATCCTGGTAGGTACACCTAAAATATTATACCAACTATGAACAGTCTGATGGTGTATATGCAACCAACTGTAGCTGGAGggtaaaactaaaatattatattaattgtCTCTCACATCCaactatctattttttattat from Castanea sativa cultivar Marrone di Chiusa Pesio chromosome 6, ASM4071231v1 includes:
- the LOC142639051 gene encoding histone H2A.6; translation: MAGRGKTLGSGAAKKAQSRSSKAGLQFPVGRIARFLKAGKYAERVGAGAPVYLAAVLEYLAAEVLELAGNAARDNKKTRIVPRHIQLAVRNDEELSKLLGDVTIANGGVMPNIHNLLLPKKTGTSKATGGDDDS